CCCAGCTCACCGCCACCATCATGGAGACCTACGGCAAGGCCCAGCGACAGGTGTCGCGTGAGGTCGCCGACGCGCTCGAGCCGCTGGCCGGCAGCACCGAGATGATGGACGTGGTCCGGTCCTTCCTGCCCGCACCGGAGCCCGAGGAGGACGAGCCGCAGGAAGCGCCGCGCCAGCCCGGTGAGCCCGAGGCCGAGGACCGCACCCCGCCGCCGCCCGCCCCGCCGCGGATGCCACCGGCCGGGGGTGTGCCGCCCGCGCAGCGCGGAATGCCGCCGCAGGCGCCTCCTCCGCCCCTGCCGCCGCGGATGCCCCCGCCGCCGGTGCCTCCCGTTCCGCCGGCTCCGCAGTCGGGGCCGCCCGCGCCGCCGCAGCCACGGCCGGACCAGCAGCCGAGGCCGCAGTCGGGCCCGCACCGCCGCCGCATGGACGGCGACGACGACGAGATGCAGCCGTGGTGACGAGGGAGATGCGCTGATGGACGGGTACACCGTCGAACCCGACGTGCTGACGACGTACGCGAGTGGTCTGGATGACCGCGGCGGCAAGGTGACGACCGCGGCCAACCGCATCCAAGAGGTCAACGGCGGCGACATCAACGCGTTCGGCGTGGTCGTCGGCCAGGTGCTGGGGATCCCGACGCGCATCGCGCTCGGTGTGCTGCACGACCAGGTCAACGGCGCCGCGAAGGCGATCACCGACCAGGCCAACAACACGCGCACGGCCGCGGACCAGTACCGCACCACGGAAACCAACCACGCGCAGGCCATCACGACAGCGGGGACCCCGACGTGACCACGACGTTCGACCCGAACGCCAAGCCCGACTTCGGCGCCGGAGTGGTGATCACCGACTCCAACAAGTTCTCCGGTGCGGGAGTCCTCGACTCGTACTCGTTCCTCATCAAGAGCTGCGAAGACATGAAGACCGCCGACGACTCCGACAAGGCGGCCCTGGGCGTCTCGATCGGGCTCGGTGTGGT
The sequence above is a segment of the Amycolatopsis sp. 2-15 genome. Coding sequences within it:
- a CDS encoding YbaB/EbfC family nucleoid-associated protein, producing the protein MDEQEWLDDFQRRVDDMRAKSVALQEKLTEAEGKARSSDGLVTVTVSPNGALKNLHIDDRALRSSGGAQLTATIMETYGKAQRQVSREVADALEPLAGSTEMMDVVRSFLPAPEPEEDEPQEAPRQPGEPEAEDRTPPPPAPPRMPPAGGVPPAQRGMPPQAPPPPLPPRMPPPPVPPVPPAPQSGPPAPPQPRPDQQPRPQSGPHRRRMDGDDDEMQPW
- a CDS encoding type VII secretion target, whose translation is MDGYTVEPDVLTTYASGLDDRGGKVTTAANRIQEVNGGDINAFGVVVGQVLGIPTRIALGVLHDQVNGAAKAITDQANNTRTAADQYRTTETNHAQAITTAGTPT